A section of the Citrus sinensis cultivar Valencia sweet orange chromosome 8, DVS_A1.0, whole genome shotgun sequence genome encodes:
- the LOC102618744 gene encoding subtilisin-like protease SBT4.5, which produces MDGVVSVFPRKMLQLQTTRSWDFMGFAETVKRNPSVESDIVIGVLDSGIWPELESFNDEGLSDPPKKWKGVCEGGKNFTCNRKIIGARFYPTESTDTSARDSFSGHGTNIASIAAGKKVAGVDYFGLAKGNVRGGVPSARIAAYKICYRDPWFCPEDIIMAALDDAIADGVDIISISLTYANGTDLTRDAVAIGAYHAMKKGIMTTQAAGNFGPLPTSVASVAPWIFTVAASSIDRKFINKVILGDKTTFVSDSINSFEANAPLVYGKLNRTGCPEFASRRCDLFCLDENLAKGKIVVCDRGGGDTEAFRAGAVGSVSPLSFTFISKPLPFAAYGLRNNEGDQVKAYMNSTKNPQAYISKSEAANVSGAPGVPDFSSRGPNTIIPDIVKPDISAPGVEILAGFSPAVEPSLLPGDKRSVKYSILSGTSVACSHVTGAAAYVKSFHPDWSPSSIKSALMTTAWSINATSNPGGEFAFGAGHIDPVKAISPGLVYEAFADDYVKFLCSLGYDTRKLQAITKDSSTCPSETKGTPKDLNYPSMAARVQENKPFAVNFSRTVTNVGQGNSKYKAKVTVDPKIKINVAPSDLSFKSLKEKQSFVVTVSGVGLKENSMVSASLVWSDGTYNVRSPIVLYTNKGPEHKGLKF; this is translated from the exons ATGGATGGAGTAGTGTCAGtttttccaagaaaaatgctTCAACTTCAGACAACTAGATCATGGGACTTCATGGGTTTTGCAGAGACTGTTAAAAGAAATCCTTCAGTTGAAAGTGACATTGTCATTGGGGTTCTTGATAGTGGAATATGGCCCGAATTAGAGAGTTTTAATGATGAGGGCCTCAGCGATCCCCCAAAGAAATGGAAGGGTGTTTGCGAAGGAGGCAAAAATTTCACATGCAACag AAAAATCATTGGAGCTCGATTTTACCCCACAGAATCGACGGATACTTCTGCGAGGGACAGTTTTTCTGGTCATGGAACCAACATTGCTTCAATAGCTGCTGGGAAGAAAGTAGCAGGGGTGGACTATTTTGGACTCGCCAAAGGAAATGTAAGAGGGGGGGTCCCCTCTGCTAGAATTGCTGCATACAAGATCTGCTATAGAGATCCATGGTTTTGTCCTGAAGATATAATTATGGCTGCCTTGGATGATGCTATTGCTGACGGAGTTGAtatcatttcaatttcattgaCATATGCAAATGGAACAGATTTAACTCGTGATGCTGTCGCTATTGGTGCTTACCATGCAATGAAAAAAGGCATAATGACTACTCAGGCTGCAGGAAATTTTGGTCCACTTCCGACATCAGTAGCAAGCGTTGCACCATGGATATTCACTGTAGCAGCCAGCAGTATTGACCGTAAGTTCATCAACAAGGTTATTCTGGGAGATAAAACCACCTTTGTT AGTGACTCAATTAATAGTTTCGAAGCAAATGCACCTCTGGTATATGGAAAATTAAACAGAACAGGTTGTCCCGAATTTGCTTCAAG GCGTTGTGATCTTTTCTGCTTAGATGAAAACTTAGCAAAGGGGAAGATTGTGGTATGTGATCGAGGAGGGGGAGACACAGAAGCTTTCCGAGCTGGAGCAGTGGGATCCGTGTCACCATTATCTTTCACTTTTATCTCTAAACCACTTCCATTTGCTGCATATGGTTTAAGAAACAACGAAGGAGATCAGGTCAAGGCCTACATGAATTCCACAAA AAATCCTCAAGCATATATATCGAAAAGTGAGGCTGCAAATGTCTCTGGCGCTCCTGGAGTTCCTGACTTCTCTTCCCGTGGTCCTAACACTATCATACCGGATATTGTCAAG CCTGACATCAGCGCACCCGGAGTAGAAATTTTGGCAGGATTTTCACCTGCAGTGGAGCCATCACTTCTTCCTGGAGATAAGAGATCTGTAAAGTACAGTATATTGAGCGGAACCTCCGTTGCTTGCTCCCATGTCACTGGTGCAGCAGCCTATGTAAAAAGTTTTCACCCTGATTGGTCTCCGTCATCAATTAAATCTGCTCTGATGACTACAG CTTGGTCCATCAATGCTACTAGCAACCCAGGCGGTGAATTTGCTTTTGGAGCGGGGCATATTGATCCTGTAAAAGCTATAAGTCCGGGTTTGGTTTATGAAGCTTTTGCAGATgattatgttaaatttctCTGTAGTTTGGGTTATGATACAAGAAAATTGCAAGCCATAACAAAAGACAGTAGTACTTGCCCCAGTGAAACTAAAGGAACTCCTAAAGATCTTAACTACCCTTCAATGGCAGCTCGTGTCCAGGAAAACAAGCCTTTTGCTGTCAACTTTTCTAGAACAGTCACCAACGTTGGCCAAGGTAATTCCAAATATAAGGCAAAAGTTACTGTTGATCCCAAGATCAAGATTAATGTGGCACCTAGTGATCTTTCCTTTAAATCTTTGAAGGAGAAGCAATCTTTTGTTGTAACAGTTTCCGGGGTTggattgaaagaaaattctaTGGTATCTGCATCATTGGTATGGTCTGATGGCACTTATAATGTGAGAAGTCCAATTGTTCTGTACACAAACAAGGGTCCTGAACACAAGGGccttaaattttga